The Equus przewalskii isolate Varuska chromosome 5, EquPr2, whole genome shotgun sequence genome window below encodes:
- the LOC139083446 gene encoding uncharacterized protein, translating into MSVRQAATRRRVRRGRAGAAGRLPGAGPAPVWAGPERRGGGAGGGALRPTPRRRSPPAAAGTVVEGTRGGDELLGNPQHSKSRSLAGRPAAPSRRENPPKPQASREGAAVAPPCPLWRLSARSPRPRPPQAPPPGPRGVGPPANGKRSASRLAATLGRKRARLRRLPNRPFLCGDPAGEPGRSPGDFWLCPRRGGGWVGGPGPGGLLLTVLRLC; encoded by the exons ATGAGTGTGAGACAGGCTGCG ACCCGGCGCCGGGTGCGGAGGGGTCGCGCCGGGGCCGCAGGACGCCTGCCGGGCGCGGGCCCGGCCCCCGTGTGGGCGGGGCCGGAGCGCCGGGGAGGCGGTGCGGGAGGCGGAGCACTGCGTCCCACCCCGCGCCGGCGCAGCCCGCCCGCGGCGGCGGGCACGGTCGTGGAAGGGACTCGGGGCGGGGATGAGCTGCTGGGTAACCCACAGCACAGCAAGAGCCGCTCGCTGGCTGGCCGGCCGGCCGCGCCTTCTCGCAGGGAAAACCCTCCGAAGCCCCAGGCATCCCGGGAGGGAGCGGCCGTCGCCCCGCCCTGCCCTCTCTGGCGGCTAAGTGCGCGAAGCCCACGGCCCCGCCcaccccaggccccgccccctgggcCGCGCGGCGTCGGCCCGCCAGCCAATGGGAAGCGCTCAGCCTCCCGCCTTGCTGCCACTCTCGGCCGGAAGCGTGCGCGCCTCCGCCGCCTCCCGAATCGGCCCTTTCTCTGCGGCGACCCGGCCGGGGAGCCGGGGAGGAGTCCGGGCGACTTCTGGCTCTGCCCTCGGCGGGGAGGAGGCTGGGTTGGGGGCCCGGGGCCAGGGGGTTTGCTGCTCACTGTCCTCCGGCTGTGCTGA